The following are from one region of the Trichoderma breve strain T069 chromosome 5, whole genome shotgun sequence genome:
- a CDS encoding BRO1-like domain-containing protein, with product MSTPSTNILCIPFRRSLQISLSTTIRQYINTKYDQHPDMFQFDLEAVDALRRDAVNVREPHLSGIRKLQVYAGQLVWIGGKFPIDIGAEFTWYPALGYHTERPMARNNLKYELMNVLYNLAALYSQLALNTPRGDTEGLKSAANYFSLAAGVLSHVQKSVLPELRMSDPPDDMDNNTLESLVQLFLAQSQECFWQKAVMDGYKDASIAKLAARVSDLYNLAAEAAVHSEAISSEWIHHMNAKHHHFAAAAQYRAACDCLEKRKYGEEIARLKDAVLCANDGIKEGRVSSLNKTVMEDLQALKRKLEEDLKRAEKDNDLIFLNPVPPKAELKILERANMATARTPPQVANPLDYLGDHAELGPALFSKLVPFSVHVAISIYEERRDRTVNQNIIQELENLTEKIHTLLSSIGLPGSLQALEKPLGLPPSLIQHAEEIRQSDAINKIQRSFADIDKLRSNDWAIFEEGKAALAAEKDEDEQLRRKYGTSRWRRPESQADPNGSKFWAAIGEIEGYFQNSSISDDAVREKFMTNKDLLEVLSGSNQSLMNYVPASAPVETSGDLKASVGRLRSVYNDILRLESRRRKKVESLREAARRDDIKPDILKEAARLERTYTTTPLQTVHFEEFFEKRLDKLYEPELEAIEKEAQEQDNLLTLLQRANREFESQKRLIDGKGHRDREQVLQKLNGAYFKYKEIGTNLEVGRKFYNDLNKIVANGFRDAVKAWAAERRIEARRLEEELNMPPLSNLNITHQQAAQAPSGFAAHPVAHQPTQHDQYQPSYQQSYQQSPAVQSPAEASIQSWAGQTQQQPVQPQVQPQPGQTPSPMPGTWNPSMGIKFGGPPAGGSQGSGGTWSANSGIRFG from the exons ATGTCCAC GCCGTCCACCAACATTCTTTGCATCCCGTTCCGCCGGTCGCTTCAGATTTCGCTGTCGACGACGATCCGGCAGTACATCAACACTAAATATGACCAGCACCCGGACATGTTCCAGTTTGATCTCGAGGCGGTGGATGCGCTGCGCCGAGACGCCGTCAATGTGCGGGAGCCGCATCTGAGCGGCATCCGGAAGCTGCAGGTGTATGCGGGCCAGCTCGTGTGGATTGGTGGCAAGTTTCCAATCGAT ATTGGCGCCGAATTCACTTGGTATCCCGCGCTGGGCTACCACACCGAGCGGCCGATGGCGCGCAACAACCTCAAGTACGAGCTCATGAATGTCCTCTACAATCTCGCCGCCCTGTATTCCCAGCTGGCCCTCAACACTCCCCGAGGAGACACCGAAGGTCTGAAATCGGCAGCCAATTACTTCTCTCTCGCCGCCGGCGTCCTCTCCCACGTTCAGAAATCCGTGCTTCCCGAGCTGCGCATGTCCGACCCGCCCGACGACATGGACAACAATACCCTCGAGTCCCTGGTGCAGCTCTTTTTGGCGCAGAGCCAGGAGTGCTTCTGGCAGAAGGCGGTCATGGACGGCTACAAGGACGCTTCAATCGCAAAGCTGGCTGCGAGGGTCTCTGACCTGTACAATCTAGCAGCCGAGGCCGCCGTTCACAGTGAAGCCATCAGCAGCGAGTGGATCCATCACATGAACGCAAAGCATCACCACTTTGCAGCAGCCGCTCAGTACCGCGCCGCATGCGATTGCCtagaaaagagaaagtaCGGCGAGGAGATTGCGCGTCTAAAGGACGCCGTCCTCTGCGCAAATGATGGGATCAAAGAGGGCCGGGTGTCCTCATTAAACAAGACCGTCATGGAGGATTTGCAGGCATTGAAGCGAAAGCTGGAGGAAGATTTGAAGAGGGCCGAAAAGGACAACGACTTAATCTTCCTTA ATCCTGTCCCTCCGAAAGCTGAATTGAAAATCCTCGAGAGAGCCAACATGGCTACAGCCAGAACGCCTCCTCAGGTGGCCAATCCTCTCGACTACCTCGGGGATCACGCTGAGCTTGGGCCGGCGCTGTTTTCGAAACTGGTTCCGTTCTCAGTTCATGTGGCTATATCCATCTACGAGGAGCGCAGAGATCGGACGGTGAACCAAAACATCATCCAGGAGCTCGAGAATTTGACTGAAAAGATTCACACGCTTCTCAGCTCCATTGGCTTACCTGGATCTCTGCAAGCTCTGGAAAAGCCGCTTGGTCTACCGCCAAGCTTGATTCAGCACGCAGAGGAAATTCGACAATCcgacgccatcaacaagattCAAAGGAGTTTTGCCGACATTGACAAGCTGCGGTCCAACGACTGGGCGATTtttgaagaaggcaaagcAGCGCTAGCCGCTGaaaaggatgaagatgaacaGCTGCGGAGGAAATACGGCACCAGCAGATGGCGACGACCAGAGAGTCAGGCTGACCCCAACGGTTCCAAGTTCTGGGCAGCAATAGGCGAAATCGAAGGCTATTTCCAGAATAGCTCAATTAGCGATGATGCCGTTCGGGAAAAGTTCATGACGAACAAGGACTTGTTGGAAGTTTTGTCGGGGTCGAACCAGTCTCTGATGAACTACGTGCCTGCGAGTGCCCCCGTCGAAACGTCGGGTGATTTGAAAGCATCCGTTGGGCGATTGCGAAGTGTGTACAATGATATCCTGCGGCTGGAGAgtaggaggaggaaaaaggTCGAAAGCTTGAGGGAGGCGGCACGGCGCGACGACATTAAACCCGATATTCTCAAGGAAGCGGCTCGCCTAGAACGGACGTATACTACGACGCCCTTGCAGACGGTTCATTTTGAAGAATTTTTCGAAAAGCGACTGGACAAGCTGTATGAGCCCgaacttgaagccattgaaaaagaagcgcaagagcaAGATAATCTCTTGACGCTTCTTCAGCGCGCAAACAGGGAGTTTGAGTCTCAGAAACGCCTCATTGATGGCAAGGGTCATCGAGATCGCGAACAggtgctgcagaagctcaacgGCGCGTATTTCAAATACAAGGAGATTGGGACCAACTTGGAGGTGGGAAGGAAATTCTACAATGACCTCAACAAGATAGTTGCGAATGGTTTCCGGGATGCCGTCAAAGCCTGGGCGGCGGAGCGACGGATTGAGGCGAGGCGTCTGGAAGA GGAACTCAATATGCCTCCCCTTTCGAATCTCAACATCACCCACCAGCAGGCAGCTCAGGCTCCATCCGGATTTGCAGCCCATCCCGTTGCCCACCAACCAACCCAACACGACCAATACCAGCCGTCATACCAGCAGTCATATCAACAATC GCCCGCCGTCCAGAGTCCCGCAGAGGCCTCGATACAATCTTGGGCTGGCCAaacacagcagcagccagtgcAGCCACAGGTGCAGCCACAGCCTGGGCAGACACCAAGCCCGATGCCTGGAACGTGGAACCCCTCTATGGGCATCAAATTTGGAGGGCCACCAGCGGGAGGGTCACAGGGTAGCGGAGGGACATGGAGCGCCAATTCAGGCATTAGATTTGGTTGA